From the Amia ocellicauda isolate fAmiCal2 chromosome 21, fAmiCal2.hap1, whole genome shotgun sequence genome, one window contains:
- the lgals3b gene encoding galectin-3b — MAAQDFLTNRPVLSGCGAEWAGPYICACAGAGARLHLHLRRGEQELSLRQPEKMDDFSLADAVGGGGQQAGSQQTQSTWPGGAPAPQAWPGQPGQPGAPAPQGWPGQPGQPGAPAPQGWPGQPGQPGAPAPQGWPGQPGQPGAPAPQGWPGQPGAPTQPGWPGQPGAPAQSGWPGQPGGPPAQPGWPAQPGQPSPSAPPAWPPQPTPPGGQPPSGFPTAALTGPLTVPYSMNLPRGIYDKMLLTIDGEVKPNGQKFIIDFKRGKDIVFHLNPRLNDEGKKTIVRNSMIGNWGQEERHLTAQFPFVQGKPFQMKILCTPTEYRLAVNKAHILEFKHRLKELASINEVSIYGDVTLKSVNLETLP, encoded by the exons ATGGCTGCACAAGACTTTCTGACGAACCGGCCCGTCCTGTCGGGGTGTGGCGCGGAGTGGGCGGGGCCGTATATCTGCGCTTGTGCGGGTGCGGGAGCTCGACTCCACCTTCACCTGCGCAGAGGAGAGCAGGAGCTGTCACTCCGGCAACCAG AGAAAATGGATGACTTTTCG CTTGCAGATGCTGTGGGTGGCGGTGGACAACAAGCTGGTAGTCAGCAGACTCAGTCCACTTGGCCCGGAGGTGCACCCGCTCCGCAGGCCTGGCCTGGACAGCCTGGACAGCCCGGTGCACCCGCTCCGCAGGGCTGGCCTGGACAGCCTGGACAGCCCGGTGCACCCGCTCCGCAGGGCTGGCCTGGACAGCCTGGACAGCCAGGTGCACCCGCTCCGCAGGGCTGGCCTGGACAGCCTGGACAGCCCGGTGCGCCCGCTCCACAGGGCTGGCCTGGACAGCCCGGTGCACCCACTCAGCCAGGCTGGCCTGGACAGCCCGGTGCTCCCGCTCAGTCAGGCTGGCCTGGACAACCTGGAGGTCCACCAGCTCAGCCAGGCTGGCCTGCACAGCCCGGACAACCCTCCCCCTCTGCCCCCCCAGCATGGCCACCCCAGCCCACTCCACCTGGAGGGCAGCCGCCTTCTGGATTTCCCACTGctgctttgactgggccactg ACTGTGCCCTACAGCATGAATCTGCCCAGAGGCATCTATGACAAGATGCTATTAACCATTGACGGGGAGGTCAAACCTAATGGACAAAA GTTTATCATTGACTTCAAAAGAGGCAAAGACATTGTTTTTCACCTCAACCCGCGCCTCAATGACGAGGGGAAGAAGACGATCGTGAGGAACAGCATGATAGGCAACTGGGGTCAGGAGGAAAGGCACCTGACAGCCCAGTTCCCCTTTGTGCAGGGGAAGCCGTTTCAG ATGAAGATCCTGTGCACCCCAACTGAATACAGGTTGGCAGTCAACAAGGCCCATATACTGGAGTTCAAGCACCGCCTCAAAGAGCTCGCCAGCATCAATGAGGTGTCCATTTATGGAGATGTCACATTGAAATCCGTGAACTTGGAGACACTGCCCTGA